A section of the Deltaproteobacteria bacterium PRO3 genome encodes:
- a CDS encoding DUF4126 domain-containing protein has protein sequence MDALSTLSLMLGSSWASGLNAYATVGFLGLFGKIGWLDLPEGLHPLTHPAVFGVALFLYLVEFIADKIPAFDTAWDSVQTFIRVPAGAVLAYGAVGPVSPELKLAATLIGGSLAFSAHATKSSVRMAVNASPEPFSNWFLSVGEDLMVFFSLWFMFEHPYVMLAIVAVFLLFFAWFLPKIFRGFRWMFRKFLGLFRRPPPELRNANLP, from the coding sequence ATGGACGCCCTCTCCACCCTAAGCCTGATGCTGGGCAGCTCCTGGGCGAGCGGCCTAAACGCCTACGCGACCGTCGGCTTCCTGGGCCTCTTCGGCAAGATCGGTTGGCTCGACCTGCCCGAGGGCCTGCATCCCTTGACCCACCCCGCCGTCTTCGGGGTCGCATTGTTTCTGTATCTGGTGGAATTCATCGCCGACAAGATCCCCGCCTTCGACACGGCCTGGGACAGCGTCCAAACCTTCATCCGCGTCCCCGCCGGCGCGGTCCTGGCCTACGGGGCCGTGGGTCCGGTGAGCCCCGAGCTGAAACTCGCCGCCACCCTGATCGGCGGCAGCCTCGCCTTCTCCGCCCACGCCACCAAGTCGAGCGTCCGCATGGCCGTCAACGCCAGCCCGGAGCCCTTTTCTAACTGGTTCCTCTCGGTCGGCGAGGACCTGATGGTCTTCTTCTCCCTCTGGTTCATGTTCGAGCACCCCTACGTGATGCTCGCGATCGTGGCGGTGTTTTTGCTCTTCTTCGCCTGGTTTCTCCCGAAGATCTTTCGGGGCTTTCGTTGGATGTTTAGGAAGTTCCTCGGCTTGTTTCGCAGGCCGCCGCCCGAGCTCCGAAACGCCAATCTCCCTTAA